The Spinacia oleracea cultivar Varoflay chromosome 2, BTI_SOV_V1, whole genome shotgun sequence DNA segment GTGCATTATTTCCGAGTACATATAAAAAACTTTCTTTTATTAGGGCATATATTTTAAGTGTCCAATGTCGATATTAATGATTAATCCTCCCACCTCGCATGCTTCAATTAAGGGTACAAGGTTGGTCCAACAATGTTTTTCATTCTCAGAAGTCAAAATTCGAACCCCTGACCATTTAGTTAAGGAGACAAGCGAGCAACCATTATACCAAGATCAACTTGATTATATAAGAGATTTCTTTAATGTCCTGATGGTTTAATATATGTTGAAATTACAAAGACAATAATGTAGACAGATTTGATGTtgctaatttatttaatttaataataaaacCATATTAGTTGTAGTGGGattccatatttctgtttcttcACGAGTAGCATCCTACACATAATGATTGTAATAATCTCCCCTTTTTTCAACTTCCCTTTTTTCAACTTCCCTTTTGTTGTCCAAATTATAGAAATGGAAAGTGGGAGTAAGTAAATTTTGTGTAATTGtccaaaaaatatttataaaaaaatatataaaaaaaatatttataaaaaaatatataaaaaaaatatttataaaaaaatatttaagccTATCTATCCCCCCATCTCATTCCATTGTCATTACTTCttggctttctctctcctccctataAAAGTTTCATTTATAAAAATGTAAAATAAAAAACCCATATTTTCTCCAATTCATATTTCAACTCCCCCTACCACCCCAATAAGATTTCTCTACACACCCACCAAATTTTTTTTAGAGAGAGTAattttgtagagagagaaaatggaaggATTACAAAGGTCAGCAATGAGCTTCAGAAGGCAGGGATCCTCTGGTTTGGTGTGGGATGATAAGTTGGTACAAGCAGAGTTGAATAAAGAGAAATCAGAAGGTGGAGATGGATCATCAGTAGATCAGAAAGGTGATGATCAGAACCCTGAATTGAGAAGAAGTAAATCAGACGGTGGAAACAGGCAAGCGTACCGAACTGTTAAGGTCGAGCAAGCAGAGGATCCTCCCTCTCCAAGACTATCTGCTTGTGGGTTTTGCAGTGTTTTTGGTAAGCCTGCtgctaataataataaaaatattaataataaaaataaaattgacaAGAAAAAAACTGGTAAGccaaagaataaataatattcATAAAGATTtaggctttttttttttttatgtaaaaTTGTTATGAATTTTGATGGGATTTAATGTTTTGTAATACTATATGATATGTATAAAATGAAAGCATATATTAAAATTCAATATATCATATAGTTTTAGTTAGTGTTATGTTATGTTATTTCCCATCATATtctaagaaaagaaaaaaaagggttTCTTGTAATTGAATGTTTATGGGAAGTTtgagtcttttttttttgttttttcaatttttatttttaaatttaaatttcaatAGAAGGAATTGAATGTAATTTTGATGTCCAAATCTTTGTGTATATGACGATGTTGAGTGTCCTACAATGTACAAAACCTTTATTTTTTGGGGTTACTCTATCATGTTAATGTTTTGGTGTGCTTAATGGTATATCTAGAAGTAATTCGATCTCAAGGATTCCTCGAGTAATATATTGCCATATTTGGGTGTGAATATGATACCATGTGATTTTGGTATGATTCTTAGATTCACATGGAGTTTATGATTAGTTCCTTTCTTGTTCTATATCTTTGCCTCTTCTTTAATTTATGGAATTTCGACATTAATGATTCTAAATTAGTGCAAATCGAGTTGTCATTAGACAGTGATTATCATGGCTAATGATTTCATTATGGATGCTCTCCTGTTTTTCACAATCCGGAATTTAtattaattgaaatcaattAAAGTAGTGTCATCACCATTGATAAAAAAATCTTTAATAGTAGCACTAGTTTACTATTTTGTCTTAAACCAGCTTAAAAGTGTACAATTGTTTTTTCCATGTAAATGAACCACAAAAGCTATATAAGTTATAAATGGGGAAGGATGATCTGAACGCATGACATGTTCTATGCAAGTCCTCACTCTTAACCATTAGTTAAAAATTTCATTGGTATAAATCTTTGCTCGTACATGTTAGTTGTTTTTTAGGAAACTGACTTTAATTGGGCATTTCTTATGTTGATATTGGCACACACTTTTGTAAGTTGAGCAGGAAAATTGTCTCACGATGAATTTGCCGAAATGAACTTTTGGTGTGCTAGAATCATTCCCTGATCTTCAAGTTCATTAGGCCTCCTTTACATATTTAATACTCCACCCTCCACAAGAAACCTCCTTTGAATATTTAATAATCCACCCGCCTCAAGAAAATAGGTGAGACCAGCGTAATATATACCTAGgccctgtttggttaggagttgttagctgttagctgatagctggtttgactagctgttagCTGTTGTTAACTGTTTGCATGATTTGACTAGCTGGTTGCATTagctgtttgtgtaaaagtgtttggtaattAGCTGATAGCTGTTagctgtttaatatgtaaaatgaccattaaggacattgacatactatgtttcttattaatattagacaaatatttttattgtgttaatttttctctctatatttttctaataaacattgactaaataaaataattattttaaaaaattattctttatttaatttttttaataatatatatttttcaaatagataaatattactgataaaattttaagcatgattgcaatatacttcaattgcttcaaagtactaatataaaatttcTTACAACAAAAAACGAATTTAGTAAATAtggtgaaatgaaaaaaaagtgtgagtaatgtttttaggagaaaaatatgTAGAGTAACAAGGTTGTTAGTAGTTGTAATAATAGGCAATAGtaggacaaaatagtca contains these protein-coding regions:
- the LOC110792180 gene encoding uncharacterized protein At1g15400 — encoded protein: MEGLQRSAMSFRRQGSSGLVWDDKLVQAELNKEKSEGGDGSSVDQKGDDQNPELRRSKSDGGNRQAYRTVKVEQAEDPPSPRLSACGFCSVFGKPAANNNKNINNKNKIDKKKTGKPKNK